CATCCCGCTGCACATTCTTCCCACGCCCCGTGGTGACCGCCGCCGTGGCGTTGCGCACGTCAAAGACCAACCGCGCCCGCCGCACCACCGCCGCGTAGTCCACGCAGGAGTGGTCGGTCAGGATCAGCACACAGTCCGCCCCCGCCACCAGCTCATCCGTCAGTGGCTGGCTAGTCAACCGCGCCCCCCGTACCTCCACCTCCGGCACGTAGGGGTCGTGGTAGGCCACGTCGATGTTCCGCCGCCGCAGGAGCTCCACCACCCGCACCGCCGGCGAGTAGCGGGCGTCGTCGATGTCCCGCTTGAAGGCCACCCCCAGCACCAGCACCCGCTCCCGGCCCGCACTCCCGTTGTCGTGGAGGGCCGCCAGCAGCCGGTTGACCACGTAAAAGGGCATCTCCTCGTTCACCCGGGCGGCCAGCTCGATGAAGTCCATGTGGAAGTCGTACTCCCGGGCCTTCCACGCCAGATAGTAGGGGTCCACCGGGATGCAGTGCCCGCCCACCAGCCCCGGGCGGAAGGGCAGGAAGCCGTAGGGCTTGGTGGCTGCGGCGTCGACGATTTCCCAGACGTCCAGCCCCATGCGCTCGCACAGTTGCGCCACCTGGTTCACCAGGGCAATGTTCACATTGCGGAAGACGTTCTCCAATAGCTTCGCCATCTCGGCAGCAGCCGGCGAGGAAACCACCACCACCTGCGGGCCCAGGCGCTCCAGCAGCCGTGCCGCCAGGCGCGCACTGGTCGGATCGCACCCGCCCACCACCACCGGCACGTCCTCCACCCCGTAGCGGGTGTTGCCCGGGTCGATGCGCTCGGGTGCAAAGGCCAGGAAGACGTCCTGGCCTACCACCCGGCCCGCCCCCTCCAGCGCCGGCCGCACCACCTCCTCGGTCGTCCCGGGGTAACTGGTGCTGCGCAACACCACCAACTGTCCCGGCCGGCCCCAGCGCGCCACCTGAGCCGCAGCCTCTGAGATGTGGCGGACGTCGGGCTCTTTTTGCTGAGTGAAGGGCGTGGGAACGCAGATGAAGACGGCGTCACACTCCCCAAGCACGGCCGGGTCGCTGCCAACCGCAAGCCGGCCGGTCTCGATCTGCACCCGCACCGCCTCCGCCGGCACATCCCGCAGATACGACCCGCCCGCGGCCAGCGCCTCGACCTTGGCGGCATCCACATCCAGCCCCCGCACCGCAAACCCCCGCCGCCCATAGGCCAGCGCCAGGGGCAGGCCCACATAGCCCAGCCCGACCACCCCGACGGTGGCCGTCCCGGCGTCGATGCGGGCTTCCAGCGCCTCGGCCAGATGTGTGCCGGTGACCTCAGAACCGCTACCGGTCAGAACCCTCATCGCCGCGACCCCCTAAGTACGCCCCCTCATATGAGGACGAATCCGGGTACGGCCTCTCATACGAGGACGAACCCCGCCATGCGAGTACGCGCCCCCGCCTCCCGACACGCGCCGAGGAGCCGACCCGCTCGACGACCACGCCGTCCATTCGCTCATGACGGAGCAGGTAGGCCGGGTGGCGCTCAGCCGGATCGTGGGAGGGCCGACCGGCGAAGACCGTTACGATATGACGTTCTGCCAGGGTGCCGGCCACTAGGGCCGCCATCCGCACAGCGGCCGCGCTATCTGGAGGGAAGTACTGATTGAAGAGCACGATCCTCGCCATTGACGCCCGGCCTTTACCCCGCGCCGCAGGGCGGAGCCGAGGGACGAAGGCTCGCAGATCTATGAGGGAAAGAATATGCTTGTCGTCACCCACCCACGGATCCTCCGCCCGCCCTCGCCCCTGGACGAAGCCCTTGACGCCCTCCAGGCCCTGGTTGCCAGTCCCAGCCTCCAGGTCTTGACTCCCGGGGAGCGGTACTGGCCGCTGTTCCGGGAGATCGCGCACGAGCCCCGCGCCGCGGGGAACCTTGCGTTCGATGCCCAGATTGCTGCGCTGTGCCGGGAACACGGCGTCCGTGTGCTGCTCACCGAAGACCGGGGCTTCCGCCGCTTCCGCGGTCTCCAAATAGAACACCTGGCCTGAGGAGCCGAAGTATTGACACAAGGGCCCTTGGACCGGGCGGCGTTT
This Armatimonadota bacterium DNA region includes the following protein-coding sequences:
- a CDS encoding nucleotide sugar dehydrogenase, translating into MRVLTGSGSEVTGTHLAEALEARIDAGTATVGVVGLGYVGLPLALAYGRRGFAVRGLDVDAAKVEALAAGGSYLRDVPAEAVRVQIETGRLAVGSDPAVLGECDAVFICVPTPFTQQKEPDVRHISEAAAQVARWGRPGQLVVLRSTSYPGTTEEVVRPALEGAGRVVGQDVFLAFAPERIDPGNTRYGVEDVPVVVGGCDPTSARLAARLLERLGPQVVVVSSPAAAEMAKLLENVFRNVNIALVNQVAQLCERMGLDVWEIVDAAATKPYGFLPFRPGLVGGHCIPVDPYYLAWKAREYDFHMDFIELAARVNEEMPFYVVNRLLAALHDNGSAGRERVLVLGVAFKRDIDDARYSPAVRVVELLRRRNIDVAYHDPYVPEVEVRGARLTSQPLTDELVAGADCVLILTDHSCVDYAAVVRRARLVFDVRNATAAVTTGRGKNVQRD
- a CDS encoding PIN domain-containing protein: MLVVTHPRILRPPSPLDEALDALQALVASPSLQVLTPGERYWPLFREIAHEPRAAGNLAFDAQIAALCREHGVRVLLTEDRGFRRFRGLQIEHLA